The following proteins are encoded in a genomic region of Sulfurimonas sp. HSL3-7:
- a CDS encoding GNAT family N-acetyltransferase, whose protein sequence is MNTQLYFLRSSEHFIVKELLYYAARLDERAETLDDHPSLEQYHRNYGNYNGDIGVYAIVDHKVAGGAWVRMLLNGFGHVDNVTPELLLAVLPEYRNQGLGTQLMEQLFTEAEKVYSQLSLSVQEESPSIKLYERLGFTKVEGSEHTGATGLPSFTMLKKFDKKTAVKERAEKSLEEERFKKSFGF, encoded by the coding sequence ATGAATACGCAACTTTATTTTTTACGCTCTTCCGAACATTTTATCGTCAAAGAGCTACTCTATTACGCTGCCCGTCTGGACGAGAGAGCAGAGACATTGGATGATCATCCTTCTCTCGAACAATACCATCGAAACTACGGCAATTACAACGGTGACATCGGCGTCTATGCCATTGTTGACCACAAAGTCGCAGGCGGGGCCTGGGTCCGTATGCTGCTCAACGGCTTTGGTCACGTTGACAACGTAACCCCGGAGCTTCTCCTTGCCGTCCTTCCGGAATATCGCAATCAAGGCTTGGGAACACAACTGATGGAACAGCTCTTTACGGAAGCTGAAAAAGTCTATTCGCAGCTCTCTCTTTCTGTCCAGGAAGAGAGCCCGTCCATAAAGCTCTACGAACGGTTGGGATTTACAAAGGTGGAAGGTTCCGAACATACCGGTGCCACAGGGTTACCCTCCTTCACGATGCTCAAAAAGTTTGACAAAAAAACAGCCGTGAAAGAACGTGCGGAAAAAAGCCTCGAAGAGGAACGGTTTAAAAAGTCTTTCGGGTTCTGA
- a CDS encoding 6-phosphofructokinase, translating to MGNIAILCSGGDVSGMNPAIKYFVEYSIAKGLTPYLVYDGFEGLIDNKIVSASYQDVSGIINRGGTKIGSARSKRFMEASYRKIAKENLDKHRIDKLVVLGGDGSFRGMEKFYEEQGIAFTGIPSTIDNDIAGTDYCLGVDTALNIIREALDAIRDTASSFKRAFVVETMGRDCGYLALVSAVTSGAELCLIPEVSYDLRKYEARFRQELLEGRRYFLAVISEGVRQSSQEIAAWFEEKIGIESRITILGHIQRGGNPTSRDRLMAYRFIAFGIDGLLRGEKDKICCYNSGKLNYKSIADVANKKYEIEPALMELAGPCLGN from the coding sequence ATGGGAAACATAGCTATTTTATGTTCTGGCGGAGATGTTTCCGGTATGAACCCCGCCATCAAGTATTTTGTCGAATACAGCATTGCAAAAGGGTTGACCCCCTATCTGGTCTATGACGGTTTTGAAGGGCTGATCGATAACAAGATCGTTAGCGCGAGTTATCAGGACGTTAGCGGTATTATCAACCGAGGCGGTACCAAGATCGGCTCGGCACGTTCAAAACGTTTTATGGAAGCCTCTTACCGCAAAATAGCCAAAGAGAATCTGGACAAACACCGCATCGACAAACTGGTTGTGCTTGGCGGCGACGGCAGTTTCCGCGGAATGGAAAAGTTTTATGAAGAGCAGGGGATTGCATTTACGGGGATCCCTTCGACGATCGACAACGATATTGCGGGTACGGATTACTGTCTGGGTGTCGATACGGCACTCAATATCATCAGAGAGGCACTCGATGCCATTCGGGATACGGCATCGTCGTTCAAACGTGCCTTTGTAGTCGAGACAATGGGACGTGACTGCGGTTATCTGGCGCTTGTCTCAGCCGTCACTTCGGGTGCCGAGCTCTGTCTTATTCCGGAGGTCTCTTATGATCTGCGCAAGTATGAAGCAAGGTTCAGGCAGGAGCTCCTTGAGGGACGCCGATACTTTTTGGCTGTTATCTCAGAAGGGGTAAGACAGTCCTCCCAGGAGATCGCTGCGTGGTTTGAAGAGAAGATCGGTATCGAATCACGGATAACGATTTTGGGGCATATCCAGCGCGGCGGCAATCCGACAAGCAGGGACAGGTTGATGGCGTACCGGTTTATTGCCTTTGGCATTGACGGGCTTCTGAGAGGTGAAAAAGACAAGATATGCTGCTATAACAGCGGTAAACTTAACTATAAGTCCATTGCCGATGTCGCTAACAAAAAATATGAGATCGAACCGGCTCTGATGGAACTTGCCGGTCCATGCCTGGGGAACTAA
- a CDS encoding phytanoyl-CoA dioxygenase family protein encodes MTLTPQQINDFQTNGFLLLPKFADPQRCDAILELAKKYLAEKSEPLESEEEYLQQNSSKKTVRRLRQVYDRDPLFAEWMTEPEIRPVLEQLLGEEPRLLLAHHNSIMTKLPHVSSVTSWHQDIRYWHYENDNLLSVWLSLGDEYLENGLLEFIPGSHKMKFAPEQFDAQSGFREDLPQNRAIIAKRVHFDLKKGDVVLFHAKTLHYARKNNTDTPKISFVYSVRACSNKPIPNTRSDYREVVL; translated from the coding sequence ATGACACTAACACCTCAGCAGATCAACGATTTTCAGACAAACGGGTTTCTCCTTCTTCCCAAGTTCGCCGACCCTCAGCGCTGCGACGCCATCCTTGAACTGGCAAAAAAATATCTGGCAGAAAAAAGTGAACCGCTGGAGAGCGAAGAGGAGTATCTGCAACAGAACAGCTCGAAAAAAACAGTGCGCCGTCTCCGTCAGGTCTATGACAGGGATCCGCTGTTTGCAGAGTGGATGACAGAGCCTGAAATACGCCCTGTTTTGGAGCAGCTTCTCGGAGAAGAGCCCCGCCTGCTCCTGGCCCATCATAACTCCATCATGACCAAGCTGCCGCATGTCAGTTCCGTCACCTCCTGGCATCAGGATATCCGCTACTGGCACTATGAGAACGACAATCTTCTGAGTGTCTGGCTGAGTCTGGGCGATGAGTATCTTGAGAATGGCCTGCTTGAGTTTATTCCGGGAAGCCACAAGATGAAATTTGCACCTGAGCAGTTTGATGCGCAGTCAGGCTTCAGAGAAGACCTGCCGCAAAACCGGGCCATCATCGCCAAACGGGTCCATTTTGACCTGAAAAAGGGCGACGTCGTATTATTCCACGCCAAAACACTGCACTATGCACGTAAAAACAATACGGACACACCCAAGATATCGTTTGTTTACAGTGTGCGGGCATGCTCAAACAAACCCATACCAAATACACGCAGCGATTACAGGGAAGTGGTTCTTTAG
- a CDS encoding LLM class flavin-dependent oxidoreductase → MMRSALFAFFDNPHRDFTRALNEQVSLVREAENRGLDEVWVSEHHFNDYSVSGPILPLMAYLSGVTQRITVGSAAVLLPYHSPVMVAEALAVMERLNPGRILFGMAKGAFPLDDSHFRSDPVRNREALYEAALLIQRLLSEKNVTFEGNYFNLKQATVVPSPSGIIPGHIATFGSEESVRFAAEHGFGLMMGQTATLEQLSAAVTLYKRCSGRTPELTLLRLCYIDEDGKRARAQALLSAHAFSERMLAVKAQNTPRSDAGFGTTRKTLFASHPMASAALAGTPQECLEQLRGYQEAGVTSLAIRPGGSSLEENIAIINAFAEITSDKSVS, encoded by the coding sequence ATGATGCGTAGCGCCCTATTTGCTTTTTTTGACAATCCGCACCGGGACTTCACCCGTGCCCTGAACGAACAGGTCTCTCTCGTACGCGAAGCCGAGAACAGAGGGCTCGATGAAGTGTGGGTAAGCGAGCACCACTTCAACGACTATAGCGTCAGTGGACCGATCTTGCCTCTGATGGCCTACCTGAGCGGTGTTACACAGCGTATAACCGTCGGCTCAGCCGCCGTTTTACTCCCCTATCACTCGCCGGTCATGGTCGCCGAAGCACTGGCCGTCATGGAGCGGCTGAACCCGGGAAGGATCCTCTTCGGCATGGCCAAGGGCGCTTTCCCCCTTGATGACAGCCATTTTCGCTCGGACCCCGTACGCAACAGAGAAGCGCTCTATGAGGCCGCCCTACTGATACAGCGGCTGCTCAGCGAGAAGAACGTCACTTTTGAAGGAAACTATTTCAACCTGAAGCAAGCGACGGTGGTCCCCTCCCCATCGGGAATCATCCCCGGCCATATCGCCACCTTCGGCTCGGAAGAGAGTGTCCGGTTTGCCGCAGAACACGGTTTCGGGCTGATGATGGGACAGACGGCGACACTAGAGCAGCTCTCTGCCGCCGTTACTCTCTACAAACGCTGCAGCGGCAGAACACCCGAACTGACGCTGCTTCGTCTCTGCTACATTGACGAAGACGGCAAACGTGCACGTGCACAGGCGCTGCTGTCGGCACACGCCTTCTCAGAGCGTATGCTTGCAGTCAAAGCACAGAACACGCCGCGCAGCGACGCCGGCTTCGGTACCACCCGCAAAACACTCTTCGCTTCACACCCGATGGCCTCCGCTGCACTGGCCGGTACCCCTCAAGAATGCCTTGAACAGCTACGTGGCTACCAAGAGGCCGGTGTCACCTCACTCGCCATCCGGCCGGGGGGAAGCAGCCTCGAAGAGAACATCGCCATCATCAACGCATTTGCAGAGATCACCAGCGATAAGAGTGTCTCTTGA
- a CDS encoding class I SAM-dependent methyltransferase yields MQTPLTFWDEMAKRYPSYDDPAMREDVSKIITWCESTGIDFREKRVLDIGCGTGTVAIPLAQRGAHVTGIDISALMLNKFRTDARRAEVGELVSMRNMDWKKAAEPNSYDIVIASMTPAVTHDDEIEKMLQSATSCGIYVGWGAYRINKMLEALFEAHDCSYPTMAGTTRRFGDAMTRRGIEHKIHFFTTEWEERMNIDDARCYAYGQLERQSIEPDPCKVETILHSHRTGNIVCFHTEAEKGVVLWHA; encoded by the coding sequence ATGCAGACACCGTTAACATTTTGGGATGAGATGGCCAAACGCTATCCGAGTTATGACGACCCGGCCATGAGAGAAGACGTCAGCAAGATCATCACCTGGTGCGAAAGCACCGGTATTGACTTCCGGGAGAAAAGGGTTTTGGACATCGGCTGCGGCACCGGTACGGTCGCTATCCCTCTGGCCCAGCGCGGCGCTCATGTCACGGGCATCGATATCTCCGCGCTCATGCTTAACAAATTCCGCACGGATGCCCGGCGCGCAGAGGTCGGTGAGCTGGTCAGCATGCGCAACATGGACTGGAAAAAGGCGGCTGAGCCTAACAGCTACGACATTGTCATTGCCTCCATGACACCGGCGGTCACGCACGACGATGAGATCGAGAAGATGCTGCAGTCGGCAACGTCATGCGGCATCTACGTCGGCTGGGGCGCCTACCGCATCAATAAAATGCTTGAAGCACTCTTTGAAGCTCACGACTGCTCCTATCCGACGATGGCAGGCACGACCCGGCGATTCGGCGATGCCATGACCCGGCGTGGTATCGAGCATAAAATACATTTTTTCACCACGGAGTGGGAGGAGAGGATGAACATCGATGACGCGCGCTGCTACGCCTACGGTCAGCTTGAACGCCAGTCGATCGAACCCGATCCCTGCAAAGTTGAAACGATACTCCACTCACACCGCACGGGCAACATCGTCTGCTTTCACACCGAAGCGGAGAAAGGGGTCGTACTGTGGCATGCATAA
- a CDS encoding ABC transporter substrate-binding protein, giving the protein MFQRLFLLPLLFLQLAASEMKECSGLPFVAKHIYGASPPVNYLLYAVDPSLLVGLNFPLRRHEEAYFGDVSGLPVIGGWFGQGRTPNLEMLAAVAPDLTITWNYRGDFGRIAKTLDGLGLVSCALPIDRLDDYPEAFRTLGKITQKEARGQALADDFERRLQAAEAVRLKHSGKKAPRVYYAEGPDGLKTECSGSVHAELIERAGGENVHRCSITGGFGMEQITVEQLLLYDPDLIIVFDPSFYKKIFGDERFSRLKAVKEGKVYPIPRSPVNWFDRPPSFMRIAGLEWLQHRLWPEATDGALVQSLKGFFELYFKRKMSPDEIRLLLYPRQEEKR; this is encoded by the coding sequence ATGTTTCAAAGGCTTTTTTTGCTCCCGCTTCTGTTTCTGCAACTTGCTGCGTCCGAAATGAAGGAGTGCTCCGGTCTCCCTTTTGTTGCGAAACATATCTACGGGGCATCTCCGCCGGTCAACTATCTGCTCTATGCGGTTGACCCTTCTCTGCTCGTTGGTCTGAATTTCCCGCTGCGCCGACATGAAGAGGCCTATTTCGGCGATGTGTCAGGGTTGCCCGTCATCGGAGGCTGGTTCGGACAGGGACGGACACCCAACCTCGAGATGTTGGCAGCGGTGGCGCCTGATCTGACGATCACGTGGAACTACCGCGGTGATTTCGGGCGTATCGCAAAGACGCTTGATGGGCTCGGCCTGGTCTCTTGCGCGCTGCCGATAGACCGTCTTGACGATTATCCCGAAGCGTTCAGAACGCTCGGAAAGATCACTCAGAAGGAGGCGAGAGGGCAGGCACTGGCCGACGATTTTGAGCGGCGGCTACAGGCTGCGGAGGCGGTGCGTCTGAAACACAGCGGAAAAAAAGCGCCGCGCGTCTACTACGCGGAAGGGCCTGATGGGCTTAAAACGGAGTGTTCGGGTTCGGTCCATGCCGAATTGATCGAGAGGGCCGGCGGAGAGAATGTCCATCGTTGCAGCATTACAGGCGGGTTCGGGATGGAACAGATCACGGTCGAGCAGCTGCTGCTCTACGATCCCGATCTCATCATTGTCTTTGACCCGTCGTTTTACAAAAAGATCTTCGGGGATGAACGTTTTTCGCGTCTGAAGGCTGTCAAAGAGGGGAAGGTCTATCCCATCCCGCGTTCGCCGGTCAACTGGTTTGACCGTCCCCCTTCGTTTATGCGCATTGCCGGCCTGGAGTGGCTGCAGCATCGCTTATGGCCGGAGGCAACGGACGGGGCGCTGGTGCAATCGCTGAAGGGTTTTTTCGAACTCTATTTTAAGCGGAAGATGTCGCCGGATGAGATCCGGTTGCTGCTGTACCCGAGACAGGAGGAGAAGCGATGA
- a CDS encoding TonB-dependent receptor, with amino-acid sequence MKNEKSTVLAALLASSLLQAESFDLGKVSVATTEESVGLFETEVTDEAMTLHSSETIADALNNVSGVYVGNMGGRNETTVSIRGFDARRIAVFADGVPIYVPYDGNFDYGRFMTSDLGEITVSKGFSSVLYGANTFAGVINLVSKKPLKPFEAEIGTTLVLDSDATMARYLGALNVGTRQENIYAQLSASYMQQDHFRLSDDYEATAEQPAGDRLRSQSEDKKVSFKIGYIADDKSEIALSYANQQAEKEQPPVTDPAYSRTKYWDWPKWDKESISLNGRKNFDGSYVRGNIYYDTYNNALDSYDDANYTTMNKKYAFKSEYDDYSAGGRLEYGIELGDYSIKAAVNYKRDVHRGYDIDKVTDASTLIEEYHDDIYSFGLEGTYRATEVLSVIAGIGYDRMKPGKFYDTNKDQNVSGGEAQGALNPQLALLYGFGRMGTLRASVAQKTHLATMKERYSRKLGYAVANPDLGEERATHYELAYQFARSGFLLATSLYYSRISDAIQNVYYDTFDGVDRTRNENIGDFAHTGFEVDLGYMRGAWQGGMNYAYINVNNLDQSSEKMINVPKHELFAYVDYALTKALSLYGNMHFRDGAYSQDSSGNYLEVPSFTTFDLKATYTIGESLKAAAGVKNLLDKNYAYDLGFPEAGREFFMTLAYSY; translated from the coding sequence ATGAAAAATGAAAAATCGACGGTGCTTGCAGCCCTGCTGGCTTCAAGTCTCCTGCAGGCGGAGAGCTTTGATCTGGGAAAGGTCAGCGTTGCGACGACTGAAGAGTCAGTCGGGCTGTTTGAAACAGAGGTGACGGACGAAGCGATGACACTGCACTCAAGCGAGACGATCGCTGATGCGCTCAACAATGTCAGCGGCGTCTATGTCGGCAATATGGGCGGGCGAAACGAGACCACGGTCAGTATCCGCGGTTTTGATGCCCGCCGTATCGCCGTTTTTGCAGACGGGGTACCGATTTACGTTCCGTATGACGGTAACTTCGACTACGGCCGTTTTATGACTTCGGATCTCGGGGAGATCACCGTTTCAAAAGGGTTTTCCTCCGTTCTCTACGGGGCCAACACCTTTGCCGGGGTCATCAATCTTGTCTCGAAAAAGCCGCTCAAGCCGTTTGAAGCGGAGATAGGTACGACACTAGTGCTCGACAGTGATGCCACAATGGCCCGCTATCTCGGCGCGCTCAATGTCGGCACCCGTCAGGAGAACATCTATGCGCAGCTGAGCGCCAGCTATATGCAACAGGACCATTTCCGTCTCAGCGACGATTATGAGGCTACAGCGGAGCAGCCTGCAGGCGACCGGCTGCGTTCGCAGAGCGAAGACAAGAAGGTGAGCTTCAAGATCGGCTATATTGCCGATGACAAGAGCGAGATCGCACTCTCTTACGCGAACCAGCAGGCGGAAAAAGAGCAGCCGCCGGTGACGGACCCCGCGTACAGCCGGACCAAATACTGGGATTGGCCGAAATGGGATAAAGAGAGTATCAGTCTAAACGGCCGGAAGAACTTTGACGGCAGTTATGTTAGAGGGAACATCTATTACGATACCTATAACAATGCGCTTGATTCCTATGATGACGCCAATTATACGACGATGAACAAGAAGTATGCCTTCAAAAGCGAATATGACGACTATAGTGCCGGAGGACGGCTGGAGTACGGCATTGAACTGGGCGATTACAGTATCAAAGCGGCCGTCAACTACAAGAGAGATGTCCACCGCGGCTACGACATTGACAAGGTGACGGATGCGTCGACCCTGATAGAGGAGTACCACGACGATATCTATTCGTTCGGTCTTGAAGGGACCTACCGGGCGACGGAGGTCCTTTCAGTGATCGCCGGCATCGGCTACGACCGCATGAAACCGGGGAAATTCTACGATACCAACAAAGACCAGAACGTCAGTGGCGGTGAAGCACAGGGCGCGTTAAACCCTCAGCTGGCACTGCTTTACGGTTTCGGAAGGATGGGTACGCTCCGTGCCAGCGTCGCACAGAAGACCCACCTGGCGACTATGAAAGAGCGCTATTCACGCAAGCTAGGCTATGCTGTCGCAAACCCGGATCTGGGCGAAGAGCGTGCAACGCATTATGAGCTTGCTTATCAGTTTGCAAGGTCGGGATTCTTACTGGCCACGTCGCTCTACTACTCCCGTATCAGTGATGCGATCCAAAACGTCTACTATGACACTTTTGACGGCGTAGACCGTACCCGTAATGAGAACATCGGCGATTTTGCACATACAGGTTTCGAGGTCGACCTCGGTTATATGCGCGGTGCATGGCAGGGCGGTATGAATTATGCCTATATCAACGTCAACAACCTTGATCAGAGCAGCGAGAAGATGATCAATGTCCCGAAACACGAGCTTTTCGCCTATGTGGATTATGCGCTGACTAAAGCGTTATCACTGTATGGGAATATGCACTTTAGAGACGGTGCCTATTCGCAGGATAGCAGCGGAAACTATCTGGAGGTCCCTTCGTTTACCACCTTCGATCTCAAGGCGACCTATACGATAGGCGAGAGCCTGAAAGCCGCAGCCGGGGTCAAGAACCTCCTGGACAAGAACTACGCGTACGATCTTGGTTTTCCCGAAGCGGGACGCGAGTTTTTCATGACGCTGGCCTACAGCTACTGA
- a CDS encoding LLM class flavin-dependent oxidoreductase, giving the protein MELGLTLVGDATDTTPAEASAAFLELCRTAEQSGLQTLWFTEHHHNPTRMSSTIPVLMAAAGAQTSLNLGAATLLPGLHDTTRMAESMGTLESLYPGRLLWGFGKGGRSEILYTHLEHITPENAREEMMRNLRSLLALRGSEEVMPPLSHDTPWFVATRDTAAVQLAAENGLGVMFGHKWPLEELVGIVSTYRSAHPEGRAPAIMLSRYFLCDSDGEQVQRRMTEEVGKRREHMRRRGRSLGEASGEGIRFRESLVGTPQECRERMAYFRAMGVTHLSLRPVSTCHEDTAASLVMLAQR; this is encoded by the coding sequence ATGGAACTGGGACTTACGCTTGTCGGGGATGCGACCGACACCACTCCTGCTGAAGCGAGCGCAGCTTTTCTGGAGCTCTGCCGAACGGCGGAGCAGAGCGGTCTGCAGACCCTCTGGTTTACCGAACACCATCATAACCCCACACGAATGAGCTCAACGATCCCGGTGCTGATGGCGGCAGCCGGGGCACAGACGAGCTTGAATCTCGGGGCGGCGACGCTGTTGCCGGGACTGCATGACACCACCCGTATGGCGGAGTCGATGGGCACGCTCGAATCGCTCTATCCGGGACGATTGCTATGGGGATTCGGCAAGGGGGGACGCAGTGAGATCCTCTATACCCATCTGGAGCATATCACGCCGGAAAATGCACGTGAAGAGATGATGCGCAACCTGCGTTCTTTGCTGGCACTTCGGGGCAGCGAAGAGGTGATGCCGCCGCTCTCGCATGACACCCCATGGTTCGTGGCCACCCGCGATACCGCGGCAGTACAGCTGGCTGCCGAAAACGGACTTGGCGTGATGTTCGGCCATAAATGGCCGCTCGAAGAGCTTGTCGGGATTGTCTCTACCTACCGGTCGGCCCATCCGGAAGGGCGGGCCCCGGCCATCATGCTTTCGCGCTATTTTCTCTGCGACAGCGACGGGGAACAGGTGCAGCGGAGGATGACCGAGGAGGTGGGAAAACGGCGGGAACATATGCGCCGGAGGGGACGTTCGCTCGGTGAGGCGTCCGGAGAGGGTATCCGTTTCCGTGAGTCGCTGGTCGGCACACCCCAGGAGTGCCGTGAACGCATGGCCTATTTCAGAGCGATGGGCGTGACCCATCTGAGCCTGCGGCCTGTCTCCACATGTCACGAAGATACGGCAGCCTCGCTTGTCATGCTTGCGCAGCGATAG
- a CDS encoding globin — protein MNEEAISTFRECNVNARFTPAGDEVRKVEPKVDFVYPAVPFPSKRIFGAMGEERIQEMVYHHHALLRKSAVGEMFPADNAAFEAAVLKTADFFIEATGGPSVFTSQYGHPALRERHFRFLIDERAREIWLMMYKKTLKEIAFPKEHLREFWSWIEPLSIRMINRRTGFEMPKRYPFETIAHEFGL, from the coding sequence ATGAATGAAGAGGCGATCTCTACCTTTAGAGAGTGCAATGTGAATGCCCGTTTTACACCTGCGGGCGATGAGGTGAGGAAAGTTGAGCCGAAGGTCGACTTTGTCTACCCGGCGGTTCCTTTCCCTTCGAAACGGATCTTCGGTGCGATGGGAGAGGAACGGATCCAGGAGATGGTCTACCATCACCATGCCCTGCTTCGCAAGAGCGCCGTCGGGGAGATGTTCCCGGCCGACAATGCCGCTTTTGAAGCTGCCGTTCTCAAGACAGCCGACTTTTTTATTGAGGCAACGGGCGGTCCGAGCGTCTTTACATCGCAGTACGGCCATCCGGCGCTGCGTGAGCGCCATTTCCGCTTTCTGATCGATGAAAGAGCGCGGGAGATCTGGCTGATGATGTATAAAAAGACCCTCAAAGAGATCGCCTTTCCTAAAGAGCATCTCCGGGAGTTCTGGAGCTGGATCGAGCCCCTCTCGATCCGCATGATCAACCGCCGTACCGGTTTTGAGATGCCCAAGCGTTATCCGTTTGAGACCATTGCCCATGAGTTCGGGCTTTAA
- a CDS encoding ABC transporter substrate-binding protein, with protein sequence MLRMILIFLLLGSTFHARMITDMAGRSVDVEANLTRVFGSSPPTTYLVVLFKPEALVGLNFPLDNPNNRGSDILDARLKTLPILKGWHGNAGGSSAEKLLERRTQLIIGWNNAFLNNMIEKSLHGADIPVIYVEPDDMQKLPATFRFLGKLFEKEQRGEALASYAETVNSRLASLRKGVKKPKSVYYALGPKGLNSECDNSFHANFIEAAGAVNINHCEQSSLIGMEAVSFESLLARQPDAILVQDRNFYRTIFDDPQWGLLRAVKEKAVYYVPKTPINWLDRPPSFMRLIGTQWLAATLYPEHFKEDLNAEITRFFDLFFGRSLEEQQRRKMMQP encoded by the coding sequence ATGTTACGTATGATCCTGATATTTCTGCTGCTCGGCAGCACTTTTCATGCCCGCATGATAACCGATATGGCGGGACGCAGCGTGGACGTCGAAGCGAACCTGACCCGCGTTTTCGGCTCCTCGCCGCCGACGACCTATCTGGTTGTCCTCTTTAAACCGGAGGCACTGGTGGGGCTGAACTTCCCGCTTGACAACCCGAACAACAGAGGTTCCGATATCCTCGATGCGCGCCTCAAGACACTTCCGATCCTCAAAGGGTGGCACGGCAACGCCGGTGGCAGCAGCGCCGAAAAGCTGCTTGAACGCAGGACCCAGTTGATCATCGGCTGGAACAACGCCTTTTTGAACAATATGATCGAAAAGAGCCTGCACGGTGCCGATATCCCGGTGATCTATGTGGAGCCTGATGATATGCAGAAGCTGCCGGCGACCTTTCGTTTCCTCGGAAAACTTTTTGAAAAAGAGCAGCGGGGCGAAGCGCTCGCTTCGTATGCCGAAACGGTCAACAGCCGTCTTGCATCGCTGCGTAAAGGGGTGAAAAAGCCCAAGAGTGTCTATTATGCTCTCGGTCCGAAAGGGCTTAACAGCGAATGCGACAACTCGTTCCATGCCAATTTTATCGAAGCGGCCGGGGCCGTCAATATCAACCATTGTGAACAAAGTTCGCTGATCGGGATGGAAGCGGTCTCCTTCGAATCGCTACTTGCCAGACAGCCCGATGCGATTCTGGTACAGGATAGGAACTTCTACCGTACCATCTTTGACGATCCTCAGTGGGGACTGCTGAGAGCGGTCAAGGAGAAGGCGGTCTATTATGTGCCGAAAACACCGATCAACTGGCTGGACCGTCCGCCTTCGTTTATGCGCCTGATCGGGACACAATGGCTGGCTGCCACCCTCTATCCGGAGCACTTTAAAGAGGATCTAAATGCCGAGATAACGCGCTTTTTCGACCTTTTTTTCGGCCGTTCCCTTGAAGAGCAGCAGCGCAGAAAGATGATGCAACCATGA
- a CDS encoding iron ABC transporter permease — protein MSRTLSISALTGVLVLSMLLALGIGKYPIGLDTWSALLQGTAPDIAGSVVFELRLPRIIAAVLVGAALSVSGAAFQSMFVNPLVSPSLLGVLAGASFGSALGILLSESWFVVQLLTFAFGGIAVLFAMGIALMYRGSGILILVLGGIISTSLFTSLLSVIKYTADPYDQLPSIVYWLMGSFALVERSTLLGVALPMLLGIATLMLLSKYLNVLSMGDDEARALGVNVRWIRIAAITAATLISSLTVVTAGVIGWVGLVIPHIARMAVGPDNRLLIPTSALLGGTYLLLVDTLSRTMFDSEIPIGILTSLVGIPAFVIILRNAKKGWG, from the coding sequence ATGAGCAGGACCCTGAGCATCTCCGCATTGACGGGGGTATTGGTATTGAGCATGCTACTGGCGCTGGGAATAGGGAAGTATCCTATCGGGCTTGACACCTGGAGTGCGTTGCTACAGGGAACGGCACCCGACATTGCGGGCAGTGTCGTTTTCGAACTGCGGCTGCCGAGAATCATCGCGGCCGTACTGGTCGGCGCGGCCCTGTCGGTTTCGGGAGCAGCGTTTCAGTCGATGTTCGTCAACCCGCTTGTATCACCTAGCCTGCTGGGGGTGCTTGCCGGAGCCTCGTTCGGTTCGGCATTGGGCATCCTGCTCTCCGAAAGCTGGTTCGTCGTACAGCTGCTCACTTTCGCTTTCGGCGGGATCGCGGTTCTCTTTGCGATGGGCATCGCGTTGATGTACCGCGGCAGCGGTATTCTGATACTCGTTCTTGGGGGGATTATCAGTACCTCGCTCTTTACCTCGCTGCTCTCCGTTATCAAATACACCGCCGACCCCTACGACCAGCTTCCTTCGATCGTCTACTGGCTGATGGGCTCGTTTGCGCTCGTCGAGCGCTCGACGCTGCTGGGTGTCGCCCTGCCGATGCTTCTGGGCATAGCGACGCTGATGCTGCTGTCGAAATATCTCAACGTCCTCAGCATGGGCGATGACGAAGCGCGTGCTCTCGGCGTGAACGTCCGCTGGATCCGCATTGCCGCGATTACCGCGGCAACCCTGATCAGTAGTCTCACGGTGGTGACGGCGGGGGTAATCGGCTGGGTGGGGCTTGTCATTCCTCACATCGCACGTATGGCGGTGGGGCCGGACAACAGGCTGTTGATCCCGACCAGCGCGCTGCTCGGCGGCACCTACCTGCTTCTGGTCGATACCCTATCAAGGACGATGTTTGATTCGGAGATCCCGATCGGCATCCTCACCTCTCTTGTCGGGATCCCGGCCTTTGTCATCATCCTCAGAAACGCCAAAAAAGGGTGGGGCTGA